The nucleotide sequence GACCGTCTTCAGCACCGCGAAGAGCGTGTCGCCGTACCGCTCCAGCTTCGGGCGCTGGTGGGCCTCCACCGCGTCCTCCACCGCCAGCGGATGCAGATCGAACAGCTCGGCCACCCCGGCGAACTCCTGCGTCGTCGGCTCGTGCAGACCCAGCCACACGAAGCCGTCGCCGGTGTTGCGGACCGTCTTCACCGCGTCCGCCAGATCGGCGGAGCCGGGCACGCGTATTCCGTCCTGATACGTCACGCAGTTCACGACCGAGGAACCCAGCGGCGACCTGGCCGGGTGGCTCAGGTCCACACGCGGCCGGCGCCGGGCCAGACCGGCCACCTTGCGCAGGCCGCCGACCTTGCTCAGCTTCGTGACTTTCCGCAGATTCCCCGCCATCGACATCTGGATCTCCTTGCCTGGATCTCCGCACCTGACACCCTTCGTGTCCCGCCCGGTCAGTGTGCCAGTCCGTCGAGAAGGCCGGGAAAGCCTGTGGGAACAGCAGATTCCGCTTTGTTCCCGCCTGTGGATGGAGGGTCGCCCGCGTCGATCGCGGGGACAGGCTGGGACGATGCGGAGCATGACGCGATCCGACGGATACCTCCTGGACAACCGGCAGAGCGAGGCGGGCGAACGCTTCGACGCCTTCGCCTCGCTCTTCGACCCCACCACGTTCCGCCACCTCGACGGCCTCGGCATCGGCCCCGGCTGGCGCTGTTGGGAGGTCGGTGCCGGAGGCACCTCGGTCGTCTCCTGGCTCGCCAGGAAGGTCGGTCCCACCGGCACGGTCGTCGCCACCGACATCGACGTCTCCCGCCTCGGCACCGTGGCCCGGCCGCCGGTGGAGGTCCGCACCCACGACGTGGGCGCCGAGGAGCCGCCCGGCCGAGGCTTCGACCTCGTGCACGCCCGGCTCGTGCTCGTCCATGTCCCGGACCGGGAGCGGGCGTTGCGGTCCATGATCGACGCGCTGCGGCCCGGCGGCCGCCTGCTGATCGAGGACGCCGACCCCGCCCTGCAGCCCCTGACCTGCCCCGACGAGCACGGGCCCGAGGAGCGGCTCGCCAACCGGCTCCGCCAAGGCTTCCGCCGGCTCCTCGCCGAACGCGGCGCCGACCTCTCCTACGGCCGCCGCCTGCCGCGCCTGCTGCGCGAGGCGGGGCTGCGGCAGGTCGAGGCCGACGCGTACTTCCCGCTCACCTCACCGGCGTGCACCGCGCTCGAACTGGCCACGGTCCGTCAGATCCGGGGCCGGCTCGTCGAAGCCGGGCTCGCCACCGACGAGGACATCGACCGCCACCTGGCCAACGTCGCGGCCGGCGGCATGGACTTGGCCACCGCCCCGATGATCTCGGCGTGGGGGCGCAAGGCCTGAACAGCGCCGAACTCACGAGGCGTCCGGCGCCCACCCCTCGTCGTCCGGGCGCGGCGGCCGGCCGCCCACCCGCTCCACCGCCCGCGCCCCGGCCCGGCAGCCCCGTACCACCGCCTCCTCCACACTCACGCCCGCGACCAGAGCCGCGAGGAACGCCCCGGTGAACGCGTCTCCGGCACCCGTGCTGTCCCGCGCCTGGGCCGGCACCGCCGGAACCCGGGCGCACACGGCCCCCGACCGGGCCACCAACGCCCCCTCGGCTCCCGACTTGGCCACCACCACCGGCCCGAGCCCGCTCAACTCCGCCGCCGCCCCGGCCCAGTCGGCCATACCCGTGAGCAGGCACGCCTCGTCCCGGCTGGGCAGCAGCACATCGAGCCGCTCGGCGAACCGGAGGAACCGGTCCGTGCCGAACCGGGCGAGGAACCCCGCGGACGCCGGGTCCAGACTGACCGGCACCCCACGCGCACGCGCCGCCGCCAGCGCGGCCTCGGCCAGCGCCCGGCTGGACTCGGTGAACAGCAGGTACCCCGACAGATGCAGCCTGGCCACCCCGTCGAGCAACGCCTCGGACCAGTCGGCCGGTTCGAGCCGCAGCGAAGCCCCGCTGGAGGTCAGGAAGGTGCGCTCGGCCGCCGCCTCGCCGTCGACGAGGCAGATCACCGTGCCGGTCGGCGCGACCGGGTCCACCACCAGCCGTGGCCGCACCCCGGCCGCCAGCAGTTCCCGCTCGTGCCACCGCGCCGCGTCGGCGCCCACCCGGGCCAGCAGCCGTACGTCCGCGCAGCCCGCGTCGGCGGCCCAGCACGCCACATTGGCGCCCGCGCCGCCCGGCAGCGTCCGGATCACGGCCGCGGTGTCGGTGCTCGCGGCGAGCGGGCCCCGGTGCCGGGCCACCACGTCGGTGATCACGTCCCCGACCACCAGCAGCCCTCCCGCCGGGCCGTCGCTCACCTCATCGCCCACGCCGTGGCGATCCGCGCCGCCAGCTCGACATTGCCGCGCACAGCAGCCAGGTTGGCGCGCAGCGAGGCGCCGTCCGTGTGCCGGACCAGATGATCCAGCAGGAACGGTGTGACGGCCTGGCCGGTGATGCCCTCCTCCTCGCAGGCCGACAGCGCCTCGGTGAGCACGCGCGCGTGCGTCTCGGGATCGAGCTGCTGCTCCCGGGGGACCGGGTTGGCCACGATCAGCGCCTCCGGCGCGCCGAGCGCGTCCTGCGCCCGCATGACCTCGGCGACCTGCTCCGGTTCCCGCAGCGTCCAGTCCACCGGATGGCCCGAGTCGGACAGATAGAAGCCGGGGAACCGCTCGGTGCGGTACCCGGCGACGGCCACGCCCAGCGTCTCCAGCCGCTGCAGGGTGGCCGGAACGTCCAGGATCGACTTCACGCCCGCGCAGACCACGGTGATCCGGGTCCGCGCCAGCAGGCCCAGGTCGGCCGACTCGTCCTGGGTCTCCGTCCACCGCCGGTGCACACCGCCCAGCCCGCCGGTTGCGAACACCCGGATGCCCGCCAGAGCCGCCAGTCGGGCCGTCGCCGACACCGTGGTCGCCCCGCTCGCCCCCGCCGCCATGGCCAGGGGCAGGTCCCGGTGCCCCAGTTTGCGGATGCCGTCCTCGTTGGCGACCCGCTCCAACTGGTCCTTGTCCAGACCGACATGAGGTCGCCCATCGAGCACGGCGATCGTCGCGGGCACGGCTCCCTCGCGCCGGACCACACCCTCCAGCTCCAGCGCCACCCGCAGGTTGCGCGGGCGTGGCAGCCCGTGCGCGATGATCGTCGACTCCAGGGCCACCACCGGCCGTCCGGCGTCTGTCGCCTCCCGGACCTCCTCCGACAACACCAGCACCACGAGCCCGCCTCCCGTCAGTCGCCTCCCCTCATCCCTGGCGGGCGCGACCCCCGGCTAAACGCGCGGCCCCCACACCGGGTGGCACAAGCTCGCGTGGCGGCGTCAGAACAACGGCTCGGGCAGCACGCCTTCCAGCGCCAGCAACTGCCGCTTCGTCTCCAGGCCGCCCCCGAACCCCCCGATCCCGCCGTCGCTCTCCACGACCCGGTGGCACGGTACGACGACCGGCAGCGGATTGGCGCCCATCGCCGTGCCCACCGCCTGCGCCCCGCCCGGCTGCCCGACCCGCCGGGCAAGATCGCCGTAGCCGACCACCGCGCCGTACGGGACGCCGTCGGCCAGTTCGCGCAGCACGGCCCGGTTGAAGCCGGAGATCAGCGACCAGTCCAGCGGCAAGTCGAAGTCCCGGCGCTCGCCCGCCAGATACGCCTCGACCTGGCGTATCGCCTCGGCCAGCAGGGGCGCCTCCGGCTCCTCGACCGGCTCGGTGCCGTACCGCGCCGCCAGCCGCTCCAGCGCGCGCCCGCGCACCGGGCCGGTGGCGTGGAAGACGACGTTGACCAGTCCCTGGCGGCTCGCCGCCAGCATCAGCGGGCCGATGCGGCTGTCCATGACCGCCCACACGACCCGCTGCTCGCCCTGCCCCTGGCTGTCCATGCCGACCACGTTACGACCCGCCACCGACAACGGGCCCCGCCGCCGGGTTCAGGGGGCGCTCAGCGCCGTCCGCACCACGTCCGGCTTGTTGGTGATGATCCCGTCGACGCCGTAGCCCTTGACCTTCCGGGCCGTGGCCGCGTCGTTCACCGTCCAGGTGAACACCCGGAGGGGTTTGCCGTGCGGCCCCTTCAGCGCGTGCACGGTCGAGACGTAGCTCGTGGAGATGTCCGCGTACGACGGGTTGATGAGGTCCGTGAACCGGGCGTACCCGCTCAGCTCGTCCTCCGCCGGGCGGCCCAGGTAGCCGGTGGTCAGCGCGGGCTTGAGCTGGTGCACGGTGCGGAGGCTGTCCGCGCTGAAGCTCTGCACGATCAGCCGGTTCCGGTGCGCCCCGTTCAGCCAGCCCTCGTTGCTCAGGGTCTTCAGGATCTGCGCCTCGATGCCGGGATACAGCTCGGGGTTCTTGACCTCCAGGAGCAGTTTCTCGTGGTTGCGCTCGACCTGGCGCATGTACCGCTCCAGCGTCGGCACGCGCGCGCCCGCGTAGTCGGGGGAGAACCAACTGCCCGCGTCGAGCTTGGCGATCTCGGCCGACGTGAAGTCCTTCACCTTCCAGGGAGCCCGGCCGGGGAAGACGTCCTCGACGTTCGTGGTGCGCGCCAGGTTGTCGTCATGGATGACGACCAGCCTGCCGTCCTTGGTGCGCTGCACGTCGTTCTCCACCCAGGAGAAGCCGAGCTTCGCCGCCTTGTCGATGGCGGCCAGCGTGTTCTCGGGCGCGTACGCGGAGGCCCCTCGGTGGGCGATCACCGTGGGCTGGGCCGTCCGGACGAACCGGGCGTCGGAGCTGGAGTCGGGGCTCAGCAGGACCGCCGCCCCCAGGGCAGCGACGGCTGCGGCGGTGACTGCGTGCGCGTGCATGCGTACTCCTCTTGTCCGGCGGACATCAACAGCACAAGTGTGATGGCAGAGGGCCGACGGCACACAGGTGCAGAACGGCCACACGATGAACGGCCGAGCCCAACTCCGCACACCGGTGGCGCACAAGTGGGTGAAGGCCGTGTTTCTTTGCCGGAAAATCATTCGACCATTCCGGTGGCAGCCATACTCTCAGCGTCAGCCCGGACCGCCGCAGCGGCCCTGGGCAGGGGGAACATCGCGTGTGTTCCACGACGCGAGAAGGCGAGGGACGGCCGCGCATGCGAGGCACGATCGACGGATTCAGCTACGGGGTCGTCACCCCCCTCGTGGGTTATGTGATGGCCTGCCTCGGCGGCGCCCTCGGCCTGCGCTGCACCACCCGCTCCCTGCTGGTCACCCACTCCTGGCGGCCCGCGTGGCTGGCCCTCGGATCGACGGCGATCGGATCCGGCGTCTGGACCATGCACTTCATCGCCATGATGGGTTTCTCCATCGACGAGACACCGATCCGCTTCGACAAACCGATGACCTACGCCAGCCTGGGCCTGGCCATCGTCATGGTGGGCGTCGGGATCTTCATCATCGGCTACCGGGGCGCCACCGGCACCTCGCTCGTCACCGGCGGCACGATCACCGGTCTCGGCGTCGCCTCCATGCACTACCTCGGCATGGCCGGGATGCGCTTCGACGGACGGTTCACCTACGACATCCCGAGCGTCGTCGCGTCCGTCGTCATCGCCGTCGTGGCGGCCAGCGTCGCCCTCTGGGCCGCCGGACGCGTCAGGGGCCTCGTGGGCAGCATCGGCGCCAGCCTCGTCATGGGACTCGCCGTCAGCGGCATGCACTACACCGGCATGGCCGGACTCACCGTCCACCTCCACGGCACCCCCGGCACCGCGACCAGCGGCTCGCCGGCCACCGTGCTCGCCCCGATCCTCATCGGACCGCTCGCCTTCCTGGTCCTCGCGGCCGCCGTCGTGCTGTTCGATCCGCTGATGGTCAAGGGCGTGCCGCGGCACATCCCCGAGAAGCCCAAGCCGGGCGTCCCGGCCGCCGCCATCGCCTCCCACCAGCGGCTTCGCGCGCCGCAGGGGCCGAGCCGCCGGCCGGTCCACGCCGACGCCCACGGCTCCCGCACCCCCCAGCGTCACTGACTCCCGGCCCGTTGTCAGTGCGGGGTCGTACGGTTGATTCCATGCGGCCCGTTTCAAAGATCGAACGCACGGTGGCGCCCTTCGAGGTCGTCAGCCCCTACCAGCCCAGCGGCGACCAGCCGGCGGCCATCGCCGACCTGGCCAAGCGTGTGGGGGGCGGCGAGAAGGACGTCGTACTGCTCGGCGCGACCGGTACCGGCAAGTCCGCCACCACCGCGTGGATGATCGAGAAGCTCCAGCGCCCCACCCTGGTGATGGCGCCCAACAAGACGCTGGCCGCCCAGTTGGCCAACGAGTTCCGCGAGCTGCTCCCGAACAACGCGGTCGAATACTTCGTCTCGTACTACGACTACTACCAGCCCGAGGCGTACGTCCCGCAGTCGGACACCTACATCGAGAAGGACTCCTCGATCAACGAGGAGGTCGAGCGCCTGCGCCACTCGGCGACGAACTCCCTGCTCACCCGTCGTGACGTGGTCGTGGTCGCCTCCGTCTCCTGCATCTACGGCCTGGGCACCCCGCAGGAGTACGTGGACCGCATGGTCCCCCTCAAGGTCGGCGAGGAGATCGACCGGGACGAGCTGTTGCGCCGCTTCGTCGACATCCAGTACACGCGCAACGACACGGCCTTCACCCGGGGCACCTTCCGCGTGCGCGGCGACACCATCGAGATCTTCCCGGTCTACGAGGAGCTGGCCGTCCGCATCGAGATGTTCGGCGACGAGATCGAGGCGCTGTCCACGCTGCACCCGCTCACCGGCGAGATCATCAGCGACGACCAGAGCCTGTACGTCTTCCCCGCCTCCCACTACGTCGCCGGCCCCGAGCGCATGGAGCGCGCGGTCAACGGCATCGAGAAGGAGCTGGGGGAGCGCCTGGCCGAGCTGGAGAAGCAGGGCAAGCTCCTGGAGGCCCAGCGCCTGCGGATGCGCACCACCTACGACATCGAGATGCTCCGCCAGATCGGCACCTGCTCCGGCGTGGAGAACTACTCGATGCACTTCGACGGCCGCCTGCCCGGCTCCCCGCCGAACACCCTGCTCGACTACTTCCCGGACGACTTCCTGCTCGTCATCGACGAGTCGCACGTCACCGTGCCGCAGATCGGCGCCATGTACGAGGGTGACGCCTCCCGCAAGCGCACCCTGGTCGACCACGGCTTCCGGCTGCCCTCCGCGCTGGACAACCGCCCGCTGAAGTGGGAGGAGTTCCAGGAGCGCATCGGGCAGACCGTCTACCTGTCGGCGACTCCGGGCGCCTACGAACTGTCCCGGGGCGACGGCGTGGTGGAGCAGATCATCCGCCCCACCGGCCTGGTCGACCCCGAGGTCGTGGTCAAGCCCACCGAGGGCCAGATCGACGACCTGGTGCACGAGATCCGGACGCGTACCGAGAAGGACGAGCGCGTCCTGGTCACCACGCTCACCAAGAAGATGGCCGAGGACCTCACCGACTACTTCGTGGAACTCGGCATCCAGGTCCGCTATCTGCACAGCGACGTCGACACCCTGCGCCGCGTGGAACTGCTGCGTGAGCTGCGGGCCGGTGAGTTCGACGTCCTGGTCGGCATCAACCTGCTCCGCGAGGGCCTCGACCTGCCCGAGGTGTCCCTGGTGGCCATCCTCGACGCCGACAAGGAGGGCTTCCTGCGCTCCGGCACCTCGCTGATCCAGACCATCGGCCGCGCGGCGCGCAACGTCTCCGGCCAGGTCCACATGTACGCCGACAAGATCACTCCGGCGATGGAGAAGGCCATCGACGAGACCAACCGGCGCCGCGAGAAGCAGGTCGCGTACAACAAGGCCAACGGCGTCGACCCGCAGCCGCTGCGCAAGAAGATCAACGACATCGTCGCGCAGATCGCCCGCGAGGGCGTCGACACCGAGCAGCTCCTCGGCACCGGCTACCGGCAGCAGAAGGACGGCAAGGCGCCCAAGGCGCCCGTGCCCTCCCTCGGGGGCAAGGCGACCAAGGACGCGAAGGCGAAGGCGGCCAGGACCAAGGCGAAGGGCGGCGCGACGCCCACGGACCAGCCGGCCGCCGAACTCGCCGGGCAGATCGAGGAGATGACGGAGCGCATGCGCGCGGCCGCCGCCGAGCTCCAGTTCGAGATCGCCGCCCGCCTGCGCGACGAGGTGTCGGAGATGAAGAAGGAACTGCGCCAGATGCGGGAGGCGGGCATCGCCTGACCCTCCTGACCCGCCCGGACCTCGGCATGGACGCGCAGTGTTGCAACACCGACACAAAGCGCGGGCCGGGGTTCGGCACGGTCGGCGACCCTGCGTAGGGTTCTGGGCAACCGTGCGATGCGCGGCAACAGGGGAACACCGAGAGGGGATTCAAGCCGTGACCGTCAACATGACCAAGGGCCAGGCCATCAGCCTGGAGAAGAAGGACGGGGCCACCCTTACCGCGGTCCGTATGGGTCTCGGCTGGCAGGCGGCGAAGCGACGTGGACTGTTCGGCTCGCGCACCCGCGAGATCGACCTGGACGCCTCGGCGGTCCTGTTCGCGGAGCAGCAGCCGGTCGACGTCGTCTTCTTCCGTCATCTGGTGAGCGACGACGGTTCCGTCCGCCACACGGGCGACAACCTCGTCGGCGGTGTCGGACAGGGCGGCGACGACGAGGCCGTCCTCGTGGACCTGCAGCGGGTCCCGCCCCACATCGACCAGATCGTCTTCACCGTGAACTCCTTCACCGGGCAGACCTTCCAGGAGGTGCAGAACGCGTTCTGCCGCCTCGTGGACGAGACCAACGGCCAGGAACTGGCGCGCTACACGCTGGCGGGCGGCGGCGAGTACACCGCGCAGATCATGGCCAAGGTGCACCGCGCGGGCTCCGGCTGGACGATGACCGCGCTGGGCGAGCCCGCCAACGGGCGCACCTTCCAGGACCTGATGCCCGCGATCCTCCCGCACCTGTAGGACCGCACCCACCCGGCGCGCACGACGAGACAACACAGGGGGCGACGGCGATGGGGACCGAACTGCTGCGGGGACAGAACCACCCGCTGCCCCGGACCCGGCTGGAGATCCTGATCTCGGCCGAGGTCCCAGTCCTCGCCGCCGCGGCCCTCGGCGACGAGCGCGGCCTCGTCCACGACGCCCGCCGGATCGCCCATGCCGGCGCCCCTGTCCTCCCCGGCATCGAGGCGCCACGCGCGGCGGCCACCGAGCATCGCGTCATCGCCGACCTGAACGCCCTGCCCGGAACCGTGCACCGGGTCACCGTGCTGCTGGCGATGCCGGAACGCGCGGGAACGGGAGGCCGGTTCGGCGCGACCGCATCCCCGCGAGCGACGGTCACCGACGCCGACGGCACCGAGATCGTCCGCTTCACCCTCACCGGACTGGACGCCGAGTCGGCAGTCGTCGCGCTGGAGCTCTACCGCCGACAGGACGACTGGAAGGTCCGTGCGGTCGGCCAGGGCTACGCGGACGGCCTCGCCGCCCTCCTCGCCGACCTGGGACTGCCCCGGGCCCGCGAGGTCGCCGAAGCCATGGGGGAGGCGGGGCACCCTGCTGCGCCGCAGCCTCCGCCGCCCGAGACCCGCCCGACCGGCGGACCGGTCGACTACTCCCACCCACGGCGGCATGAATCCCCCGCCCCGGCCGCCCCGGCCGCCACGACCGGCCCGGCCGGGGAACCACCGCGCCCCGTCGCGGGTGACGCGGCGGGCTGGTCGATGGAGGAGCGGCTGTACAACCAGGTCTGGGGCATGTTCGAGGACCTGGCCCGTGCCACCGCCGCCCTCCGGAGTGCGGCCGACTTCGCCGCCGCCCGGCTGGACCGGGAACTCGACGCGGCCCTCACCGACCCGCGCGCCAGGATCGGCGGGGCCGCGGACGCGGCGCGCGAGGCGGCCCGGGCCAGACACGACGAGCTGGTCGGCCGGGCACAGGCGGCCTACGAATGCGACCTCGCCCAGCTCACCGCTGAGTCGGAGGTCGTGGAGCCCGCTCTGCCTCCCGCCTACGCCCGCTGGGACAACCCGGTCTGGCACGCCCACCGGATGCCGGCCGACCCGCCCCAGGCCGTACGGCTGGGCGACCTCCACCTCCCCGAGAGCGCGCCCCTGCGCATTCCGATGCTGGTCAGGCTGCCGCTGGAACGGGGCCTGTGGGTCGACAGCGGCGCCACGCCCGGCGACTTCGGGGGCTCCGCGGAGCGGCGCCGCCGGGCCTTGGAGGTGGCGGTGGCCCTCGCTGCCCGGCTGCTCGCCGTCCATCCGGTGGGTGAGTTCGCCGTACAGGTCGTCGACCCGGCCGGCGCGGGAGCGGGACCGCTCGGGACGCTGACCCGGACGGGCACGCCGACCGGACCGCCCGCGCACGGCGCGGCCGGTGTGGCGCAGACGCTGGAATCGCTCACCCGGAGGGTCGACCTGGTGCGCATGGCGATCAGCGGCGGCGCGGCCGAGGCGCTGCCGGACGGGTTCGACAGCGCCCGGCGGCTGCTGATCGTCAACGACTTCCCACACGGATTCGACGACCGCGCCCTCACCCGGCTCCGCTTCCTCGCGGACGAGGGCCCGGCGGCCGGAGTCCATCTGCTGCTGGTCGCGGACCGCGCGGACGCCGGGGCGTACGGGCCGTTGCTCGACCCCCTGTGGCGTTCACTGATGCGACTCACCCCCTCGCCCGACGACCATTTCGCCGATCCCTGGGTCGGACACGCCTGGACCTTCGAACCTGCCCTCCCGCCGCACGGGAGCGCGGTCGTCCAGCAGGTGCTCAGCGGGGTTTCCGCGGCCCGGATCAAGGGGAAGTAAAGAACCTCTGAGCTGCTGACTTGGTCTTTATTTTACCTTTCTCTTTACTGTTCCTTGGTGATTGCGGTACTGTCTTCGTGCGGAGGGGAGTACTCCCTGATGCGGCGCACCCGTCAATACGGATCGATGTGGATCCCGGGGCGCCGGCCCGTTCTCCGGGTGGAAGAGACCTCCGGCAGCGACAACGCTGATGTTTGCCGTGACGTAATGCCGGAGGTGCAGTGGACGTCTCTGTGACCCTGTGGGTCCTGACCATCGTGGGGCTTGCCGCCCTGATCGCCGTGGACTTCTTCATCGGCCGCAAGCCGCATGAGGTGTCCATCAAGGAAGCGGGCGTCTGGACCGCCGTCTGGATCGCCCTGGCCGGACTCTTCGGCCTCGGACTGTTCTTTTTCGGCGGTGCCCAGCCCGCCGGGGAGTTCTTCGCCGGTTTCATCACCGAGAAGTCCCTGAGCGTCGACAACCTCTTCGTCTTCGTGCTGATCATGACGAAGTTCGCGGTGCCCGCGCAGTATCAGCAGCGGGTCCTGCTCTTCGGCGTGCTCATAGCGCTGGTCCTGCGGGCCGCCTTCATCGCGGCCGGCGCGGCGATCATCGCCAGCTTCTCGTGGGTGTTCTTCATCTTCGGCGCCTTCCTCATCTGGACCGCCTGGAAGCTCATCCAGGAGGCCCGCGCCGACCACGAGGACGAGGAGTACGAGGAGAACAAGCTCCTGAAGGCCGCCGAGCGCCGGTTCGGTGTCGCCGACCGGTACCACGGCACCAAGCTGTGGATCGAGGAGAACGGCAAGCGGGTCATGACCCCGATGCTGGTCGTGATGCTCGCCATCGGCACCACCGACGTGCTGTTCGCGCTGGACTCCATCCCCGCGATCTTCGGCCTGACGCAGGACCCGTACATCGTCTTCACCGCGAACGCGTTCGCCCTGATGGGTCTGCGCCAGCTCTACTTCCTCATCGGCGGCCTGCTGAAGAGGCTGGTCCACCTGTCGTACGGCCTGTCGGTCATCCTCGGCTTCATCGGCGTCAAGCTGGTGCTGCACGCCCTGCACGAGCTCGGGGTGCATGTCCCCGAGATCAGCATCCCGGTCTCCTTGGCCGTGATCTGCGGTGTCCTGGTCATCACCACGATCACCAGCCTCATCGCCTCCCGGAAGCAGGCGGCCGCCGAGGCGGGCAAGGGCGACGGCGCCGCCAAGGACAGCATCGACGCCTGACCCGCGAACCCGCGGGACGAAGCCGATCCGTGCGGAAGGTGCCGCAGCCCGGCGCCTTCCGCACGCAAAGGCCCCGCGCCATCCGCCCCCGTCACGCCGACCCGGCCGGCACGGACCGCGAAACGAACGGAATGCGAACCCTGTACGCCTCTGCCACCATCACTGCATGATCACTCGGCTCAGGTCGCTCGCCACGCGGTGGACGTTCCTCGTGCCGGTGCTCGCGATCGTCCTGCTCGTCCTCACCTGGGGCCGTGACCTGCCCGGCGCGGTCGTCGCCCTGGTCACCCTCGTACTCGCCGGGTCCGTCCTGGCCGCCGTGCACCATGCCGAGGTCATCGCCCACCGGGTGGGCGAACCCTTCGGCTCCCTGGTGCTCGCCGTCGCCGTCACCGTCATCGAGGTGGCGCTGATCGTCACCCTCATGGTCGACGGCGGGGACAAGAGCTCCACCCTGGCCCGCGACACGGTCTTCGCCGCCGTGATGATCACCTGCAACGGCATCCTCGGCATCTGCCTCCTGGTCGGCTCCCTGCGCCACGGCACCGCCGTCTTCAACCCCGAGGGCACCGGAGCCGCCCTGGCCACGGTCGCCACCCTGGCCACCCTCAGCCTGGTGCTGCCCACGTTCACGACCAGCAAGCCCGGCCCCGAGTTCTCCACCGTGCAACTGACGTTCGCGGCCCTGTCGTCCCTGGTCCTCTACGGCCTCTTCGTCGCCACCCAGACCCTGCGGCACCGCGACTACTTCCTGCCGGTCACCAAAGAGGGCGACGTCATCACCGCCGCCGACCACGCG is from Streptomyces seoulensis and encodes:
- a CDS encoding TerD family protein, with the protein product MGTELLRGQNHPLPRTRLEILISAEVPVLAAAALGDERGLVHDARRIAHAGAPVLPGIEAPRAAATEHRVIADLNALPGTVHRVTVLLAMPERAGTGGRFGATASPRATVTDADGTEIVRFTLTGLDAESAVVALELYRRQDDWKVRAVGQGYADGLAALLADLGLPRAREVAEAMGEAGHPAAPQPPPPETRPTGGPVDYSHPRRHESPAPAAPAATTGPAGEPPRPVAGDAAGWSMEERLYNQVWGMFEDLARATAALRSAADFAAARLDRELDAALTDPRARIGGAADAAREAARARHDELVGRAQAAYECDLAQLTAESEVVEPALPPAYARWDNPVWHAHRMPADPPQAVRLGDLHLPESAPLRIPMLVRLPLERGLWVDSGATPGDFGGSAERRRRALEVAVALAARLLAVHPVGEFAVQVVDPAGAGAGPLGTLTRTGTPTGPPAHGAAGVAQTLESLTRRVDLVRMAISGGAAEALPDGFDSARRLLIVNDFPHGFDDRALTRLRFLADEGPAAGVHLLLVADRADAGAYGPLLDPLWRSLMRLTPSPDDHFADPWVGHAWTFEPALPPHGSAVVQQVLSGVSAARIKGK
- a CDS encoding TerC family protein, encoding MDVSVTLWVLTIVGLAALIAVDFFIGRKPHEVSIKEAGVWTAVWIALAGLFGLGLFFFGGAQPAGEFFAGFITEKSLSVDNLFVFVLIMTKFAVPAQYQQRVLLFGVLIALVLRAAFIAAGAAIIASFSWVFFIFGAFLIWTAWKLIQEARADHEDEEYEENKLLKAAERRFGVADRYHGTKLWIEENGKRVMTPMLVVMLAIGTTDVLFALDSIPAIFGLTQDPYIVFTANAFALMGLRQLYFLIGGLLKRLVHLSYGLSVILGFIGVKLVLHALHELGVHVPEISIPVSLAVICGVLVITTITSLIASRKQAAAEAGKGDGAAKDSIDA
- a CDS encoding calcium:proton antiporter, which produces MITRLRSLATRWTFLVPVLAIVLLVLTWGRDLPGAVVALVTLVLAGSVLAAVHHAEVIAHRVGEPFGSLVLAVAVTVIEVALIVTLMVDGGDKSSTLARDTVFAAVMITCNGILGICLLVGSLRHGTAVFNPEGTGAALATVATLATLSLVLPTFTTSKPGPEFSTVQLTFAALSSLVLYGLFVATQTLRHRDYFLPVTKEGDVITAADHAAPPSSRSAWVSVGLLGLALVGVVGLAKGVSPTIESGVEGAGLPQAVVGVVIALLVLLPETIAALRAARRDRVQTSLNLALGSAMASIGLTIPAVALASVWLSGPLVLGLGSTHMLLLALTVVVASLTVVPGRATPLQGGVHLVLFAAYLELALNP